In Chryseobacterium camelliae, one DNA window encodes the following:
- the thiH gene encoding 2-iminoacetate synthase ThiH: MNSFIDVFEQYSWDQVRRRLDQVTLQDVERSLCKQQRSLDDFINLISPAASVKLETMAKLAQQLTRKRFGKTIQLYAPLYLSNECQNICTYCGFSLDNSIKRKTLSDTELMIEATVLKSMGVNHVLLVSGEANKTVGVSYFLNAIKLLRPHFANISIEVQPLSEEEYCLLHDAGVNAVLVYQETYHQEVYKEYHPKGKKSNFNFRLDTPDRVGRAGIHKIGLGVLLGLEDWRVDSFFNALHIDYLQKQYWKSRFSVSFPRLRPAEGIIEPNFIMSDKDLLQLICAYRIWNEDLEISISTRENETFRDHIVSLGATAMSAASKTNPGGYAVDKESLEQFETSDDRSMEEIKAVIRNAGYDPVMKDWDPVYSRTKSTYDRTGNE; this comes from the coding sequence ATGAACAGTTTTATAGATGTTTTTGAACAATATTCATGGGACCAGGTACGCCGGAGGCTGGACCAGGTAACCCTTCAGGATGTAGAAAGGAGCCTTTGTAAACAACAAAGAAGCCTGGATGATTTCATCAATCTGATTTCTCCGGCGGCATCCGTTAAGCTGGAAACTATGGCGAAGCTGGCGCAGCAGCTTACCCGGAAACGGTTCGGGAAAACCATCCAGCTGTATGCTCCGCTGTACCTCAGCAATGAGTGCCAGAACATCTGTACCTATTGTGGTTTTAGCCTGGATAATTCTATTAAACGGAAAACCCTCTCTGATACAGAACTTATGATTGAAGCGACGGTTTTAAAATCAATGGGTGTAAACCATGTATTGCTGGTGAGCGGAGAAGCCAATAAGACCGTTGGGGTCAGCTATTTTCTGAATGCAATAAAGTTATTAAGGCCGCATTTTGCTAATATTTCCATCGAAGTTCAGCCATTGTCGGAAGAAGAATATTGTTTGCTTCATGATGCGGGAGTGAATGCCGTTCTGGTGTATCAGGAAACTTACCATCAGGAAGTATACAAAGAATACCATCCGAAAGGCAAAAAATCAAACTTCAACTTCCGGCTTGATACTCCGGACCGTGTCGGAAGGGCAGGCATACATAAAATCGGACTAGGCGTACTGCTTGGCCTGGAAGACTGGAGGGTAGACAGCTTTTTCAATGCGCTCCATATCGATTACCTTCAGAAACAGTACTGGAAGTCCAGGTTTTCCGTATCATTTCCGAGGCTCCGGCCGGCAGAAGGGATCATCGAGCCTAATTTTATCATGTCCGATAAAGATTTGCTGCAGTTAATCTGCGCCTACCGCATCTGGAATGAAGACCTTGAAATTTCCATTTCTACCCGGGAAAATGAAACGTTCAGGGATCATATTGTTTCATTGGGGGCAACAGCCATGAGCGCCGCTTCCAAAACCAATCCCGGCGGTTACGCTGTAGACAAAGAATCCCTGGAACAGTTTGAAACCAGTGATGATAGGAGCATGGAAGAAATAAAAGCTGTGATCCGGAATGCAGGATACGACCCGGTAATGAAAGACTGGGATCCGGTGTACAGCAGAACTAAATCAACGTATGACAGAACGGGAAATGAGTAA
- a CDS encoding thiazole synthase, whose translation MNIETLTIAGRTFNSRLFLGTGKFGSPEIMTRSIIASESQMVTMALKRIDSASTEEDDLLTALQPANIHLLPNTSGARTAKEAVLAAQLAREALETNWVKLEIHPDPKYLLPDPIETLYATEELAKLGFVVMPYIHADPVLCKRLEEAGTAVVMPLGAPIGTNKGLRTLDFLEIIISQSRVPVVVDAGIGAPSDAAKAMEMGADAVLVNTAIAVAADPVQMAVAFKEGVIAGRRAFESGLGAVSHHAEASSPLTSFLFE comes from the coding sequence ATGAATATCGAGACTTTAACCATAGCAGGGCGCACCTTTAATTCCAGGCTTTTTCTGGGAACCGGAAAGTTCGGAAGCCCGGAAATCATGACTCGATCCATCATCGCTTCAGAATCCCAGATGGTTACTATGGCGCTGAAACGGATTGATTCTGCTTCTACGGAAGAGGATGACCTGCTTACCGCATTGCAGCCTGCAAACATCCATTTGCTGCCCAATACTTCCGGAGCCCGTACCGCCAAAGAAGCTGTATTGGCAGCACAGCTGGCCAGGGAAGCATTGGAAACCAACTGGGTGAAACTTGAAATCCACCCCGATCCGAAATATTTGTTGCCTGATCCTATTGAAACTCTTTATGCAACTGAGGAGCTGGCCAAACTGGGTTTTGTGGTGATGCCTTATATCCACGCTGATCCTGTATTGTGCAAACGGCTGGAAGAGGCAGGAACAGCCGTAGTGATGCCTTTGGGCGCACCTATTGGAACGAATAAAGGACTGCGCACCCTGGATTTCCTGGAAATTATCATCAGCCAGAGCCGTGTTCCGGTAGTGGTAGATGCAGGTATCGGAGCGCCTTCAGATGCAGCCAAGGCTATGGAAATGGGCGCCGATGCCGTATTGGTGAATACCGCCATTGCCGTAGCGGCAGATCCTGTTCAGATGGCTGTGGCTTTTAAAGAAGGCGTTATTGCAGGGAGACGGGCGTTTGAATCCGGTTTAGGAGCTGTCTCCCACCATGCCGAAGCCTCAAGTCCGCTGACCTCTTTTTTATTTGAATGA
- a CDS encoding thiamine phosphate synthase — MEKLQYISQGVTRSEQENNIRTALDHGVRWVQVRWKNASPGELMRLCEDAKRLCCDYGSVCIINDHVQIARQIDADGVHLGLEDQSVESARHILGSGKIIGGTANTAADVLQRIKEGCNYIGLGPLRFTATKEKLSPVLGFGGYFEIIQELQSEKIEVPKIFAIGGITLHDIEFLKPIGIYGVAVSGQITHDPTLINEFKTALQ, encoded by the coding sequence ATGGAAAAATTACAGTATATATCACAGGGAGTGACGAGATCGGAGCAGGAGAATAATATAAGAACTGCGCTGGATCATGGAGTCCGCTGGGTCCAGGTCCGCTGGAAAAATGCTTCTCCGGGAGAACTGATGAGGCTGTGTGAAGATGCTAAGCGGCTATGCTGCGATTACGGATCTGTATGCATCATCAATGATCACGTACAGATAGCCAGGCAGATAGATGCTGACGGGGTTCACTTAGGGCTGGAAGACCAGTCAGTAGAATCGGCAAGGCATATTCTGGGATCCGGTAAAATCATTGGCGGGACTGCGAATACAGCGGCAGATGTTCTACAGAGAATAAAGGAAGGCTGTAACTACATTGGCCTGGGACCGCTGCGATTTACGGCTACCAAAGAAAAGCTGAGCCCGGTCTTAGGTTTTGGGGGCTATTTTGAAATCATACAGGAATTGCAGTCAGAGAAAATAGAGGTCCCGAAGATTTTTGCCATCGGAGGAATTACCCTTCATGATATTGAATTTTTAAAGCCGATCGGCATTTACGGAGTAGCTGTTTCGGGGCAGATTACCCATGATCCTACCTTAATTAACGAATTTAAAACCGCATTACAATGA
- a CDS encoding hydroxymethylpyrimidine/phosphomethylpyrimidine kinase, with the protein MQTTRPFVMTIAGYDPSGGAGVLADIKTMEQLKTAGLAVCTAMTVQTESECLSLDWQPVESITETVQLLLKKYPVQAIKIGVVKDAAMLGEILEVISGNNTGIKIVWDPVLKSTSEFAFFDLDTLQQLDKVLDKISLITPNWDEYQMLDKNNLFEKSVCSVLMKGGHRKDRLGTDILWNNGVEIPILPSEESREYTAKHGSGCVLSSAIAGWLARGEDTETACRKAKLYVEHYLKSNPSLLGYHS; encoded by the coding sequence ATGCAGACAACGCGCCCTTTCGTTATGACCATTGCCGGATACGATCCGAGTGGGGGAGCAGGAGTACTTGCTGACATCAAAACTATGGAGCAGCTGAAAACAGCAGGACTTGCCGTATGTACTGCCATGACGGTACAAACGGAATCTGAATGCCTGAGTCTTGATTGGCAACCGGTGGAGTCCATAACAGAAACAGTACAGCTTCTGTTGAAAAAATACCCTGTTCAGGCAATAAAGATTGGTGTCGTGAAAGATGCAGCTATGCTGGGCGAAATCCTGGAGGTTATCAGCGGAAATAATACAGGAATCAAAATCGTTTGGGATCCTGTCCTTAAAAGCACGTCGGAATTTGCCTTCTTTGATCTTGATACGCTTCAGCAGCTGGATAAAGTTCTGGATAAAATCAGTCTTATCACGCCTAACTGGGATGAATATCAGATGCTGGACAAAAATAATCTTTTTGAGAAAAGCGTATGTTCAGTCCTGATGAAAGGCGGACACCGGAAAGACCGTTTAGGAACTGACATATTATGGAATAACGGGGTTGAAATCCCCATACTGCCTTCAGAGGAAAGCAGGGAGTATACTGCCAAGCATGGTTCAGGGTGTGTGCTCTCGTCAGCCATTGCCGGTTGGCTGGCCAGGGGAGAAGATACAGAAACCGCGTGCAGGAAAGCGAAATTATATGTTGAACACTATTTAAAAAGTAATCCTTCTTTATTAGGATATCATTCATAA
- a CDS encoding thiamine phosphate synthase, translated as MILVITPENQVQNEILVINQLFREKLDLLHVRKPGMNVEAMRKYISQINPDYHSQIVLHSHYSLAEEFGIYRLHFREADRNNVPDHFFDEYVLSTSVHTIDCFNELAARWEYAFISPVFPSISKKGYGTDSEILESIQYRKNDRSGLIALGGISQHNIDAVFTEDVDGAALLGAVWQSEEPIQVYTACRQRALSL; from the coding sequence ATGATCCTGGTTATCACACCTGAAAATCAGGTTCAGAATGAGATATTGGTGATCAATCAGTTGTTTAGGGAAAAGCTTGATCTTCTGCATGTCAGGAAGCCCGGAATGAACGTGGAGGCCATGCGTAAGTATATTAGCCAGATCAATCCTGATTACCACAGTCAGATAGTCCTGCACAGCCATTACAGCCTGGCAGAAGAATTTGGTATTTACAGGCTTCATTTCAGAGAGGCAGACCGGAACAATGTTCCGGATCATTTTTTTGATGAATACGTATTATCCACTTCCGTGCACACGATAGATTGTTTTAATGAACTGGCTGCCCGATGGGAATATGCTTTTATAAGTCCCGTTTTTCCCAGCATCTCCAAAAAAGGCTATGGAACCGATTCGGAAATACTGGAAAGCATTCAGTACAGGAAGAATGACCGTTCAGGCCTTATCGCTCTGGGAGGTATCAGTCAGCATAATATCGATGCTGTTTTTACAGAAGATGTTGATGGAGCTGCCTTATTGGGAGCAGTCTGGCAGAGTGAAGAACCAATACAAGTATATACAGCATGCAGACAACGCGCCCTTTCGTTATGA
- the thiC gene encoding phosphomethylpyrimidine synthase ThiC, translating into MDHTITRSPFPNSKKIYVEGEIYPIQVAMREIELSSTRLSNGNLEHNPPVTVYDTSGPYTDENADIDIMKGLPRIREQWILGRNDVDILDSITSEYGKARLADPNLDALRFSYNHQPKVAREGKEVTQLYYARQGIITAEMEYVAIRENQRIQQLETVTPEMAFQHEGNSFGANTPKKITPEFVRDEIAAGRAIIPNNINHPESEPMIIGRNFLVKINANIGNSAVSSSIEEEVEKAVWACRWGADTIMDLSTGKNIHETREWIIRNSPVPIGTVPIYQALEKVKGVAENLTWEIFRDTLIEQAEQGVSYFTIHAGVLLRYIHLTAKRITGIVSRGGSIMAKWCLFHHKENFLYTHFEEICEIMKRYDVAFSLGDGLRPGSIADANDAAQFAELETLGELTKIAWKHNVQVMIEGPGHVPMHMIKENMDKQLKECHEAPFYTLGPLTTDIAPGYDHITSGIGAAMIGWFGCAMLCYVTPKEHLGLPNKKDVKDGVITYKLAAHAADLAKGHPGAQYRDNALSKARFEFRWEDQFNLSLDPETARSYHDETLPAEGAKIAHFCSMCGPKFCSMKITQEIRESAEQGMMDKSMEFIEKGKEIYL; encoded by the coding sequence ATGGATCATACCATCACACGTTCACCGTTTCCGAATTCCAAAAAAATCTATGTGGAAGGGGAAATCTATCCTATCCAGGTAGCCATGCGCGAGATAGAATTAAGCTCCACCAGGCTCAGCAATGGAAACCTGGAGCATAACCCACCGGTTACAGTATACGACACATCGGGGCCTTACACTGATGAAAATGCAGATATAGACATTATGAAAGGCCTTCCGAGAATTCGGGAACAATGGATCCTGGGGCGGAATGATGTCGATATATTGGACAGCATTACGTCAGAATATGGCAAGGCAAGGCTTGCAGATCCCAATCTTGATGCCTTGCGCTTTTCATATAATCATCAGCCTAAAGTGGCCCGGGAAGGAAAAGAAGTGACCCAATTGTATTACGCAAGGCAGGGAATCATTACAGCCGAAATGGAATATGTAGCCATCCGGGAAAACCAGCGCATTCAGCAGCTGGAAACCGTTACTCCGGAGATGGCTTTTCAGCATGAAGGAAACAGCTTCGGAGCGAATACCCCTAAAAAAATTACTCCTGAATTCGTGAGGGACGAAATTGCGGCCGGAAGAGCCATTATTCCGAATAACATCAACCATCCGGAAAGCGAACCGATGATTATCGGAAGGAATTTCCTGGTCAAGATCAATGCCAATATCGGGAACAGTGCCGTTTCCTCCAGCATAGAAGAAGAGGTAGAAAAAGCAGTATGGGCATGCCGCTGGGGAGCCGACACCATCATGGACTTGTCTACAGGAAAAAACATCCATGAAACCAGGGAATGGATCATCAGGAACAGCCCGGTTCCCATTGGTACCGTTCCTATTTATCAGGCACTGGAAAAAGTAAAAGGCGTTGCAGAAAATCTTACCTGGGAAATATTCAGGGATACTCTTATTGAACAGGCAGAGCAGGGTGTATCGTACTTCACGATCCATGCTGGTGTACTGCTGAGGTATATCCACCTTACTGCAAAGCGCATTACCGGAATTGTTTCCAGAGGAGGATCCATCATGGCCAAATGGTGCCTGTTCCATCATAAGGAAAACTTTCTGTATACTCATTTTGAAGAAATCTGTGAAATCATGAAGAGATATGATGTCGCTTTTTCTCTTGGAGACGGCCTGCGTCCGGGATCAATTGCCGATGCCAATGATGCAGCCCAGTTTGCTGAGCTGGAAACCTTAGGGGAACTGACAAAAATTGCCTGGAAGCATAATGTACAGGTCATGATTGAAGGGCCTGGGCATGTCCCGATGCATATGATCAAGGAAAATATGGATAAGCAGCTGAAAGAATGCCATGAAGCTCCTTTTTATACTTTAGGGCCTTTAACAACGGATATTGCTCCGGGATATGACCATATTACTTCGGGAATAGGGGCTGCGATGATCGGCTGGTTCGGATGTGCCATGCTGTGTTATGTAACTCCCAAAGAACATCTGGGCCTTCCGAATAAAAAAGATGTAAAAGACGGTGTCATTACCTATAAATTGGCAGCACATGCTGCGGACCTGGCGAAAGGTCATCCCGGTGCACAGTATAGGGATAATGCCTTAAGCAAAGCCAGGTTCGAGTTCAGATGGGAAGACCAGTTCAACCTGTCACTGGATCCGGAAACAGCCAGGTCGTACCATGATGAAACGCTTCCGGCAGAAGGAGCGAAGATCGCTCATTTCTGTTCCATGTGCGGGCCGAAATTCTGCTCTATGAAAATTACACAGGAAATCCGTGAATCTGCGGAACAGGGAATGATGGATAAGTCTATGGAATTTATTGAAAAAGGGAAAGAGATTTACTTATGA
- the thiS gene encoding sulfur carrier protein ThiS, protein MELIINHVTKTFDILPENLEALLHAEMPGKRKGIAIALNNRIIPQAFWKETLLVEKDSILIITATQGG, encoded by the coding sequence ATGGAACTCATAATCAATCACGTTACCAAAACATTCGATATCCTCCCGGAAAACCTGGAGGCATTGCTGCATGCTGAAATGCCGGGAAAACGGAAAGGGATTGCTATAGCGCTCAACAACCGTATTATTCCCCAGGCCTTTTGGAAGGAAACACTACTTGTAGAAAAAGATTCAATACTAATCATCACTGCCACCCAAGGCGGTTAA
- a CDS encoding RluA family pseudouridine synthase: MEEQIVYEDNHLLVINKKVGQLVQGDKTGDESLLESIKNHIKKRDGKPGNVFLGLVHRIDRPTSGLVIYAKTSKALSRLTQMVKNREIKKTYWAVVPKEPLPQSQRLVHYLKKNEKNNKAIIFPKPTEGAKEAILTYHIIKSLDHYMLLEIDLETGRHHQIRAQLSKTGIPIKGDLKYGSPRSNADGGIHLHARKLEFIHPVTKERIEITAPVPTQDAIWQACEN; encoded by the coding sequence ATGGAAGAACAAATTGTATATGAGGACAACCACCTTCTTGTAATCAATAAAAAAGTGGGTCAGTTGGTTCAGGGTGACAAGACAGGTGATGAATCCCTGCTGGAATCCATCAAGAATCACATCAAAAAAAGAGATGGGAAACCGGGGAATGTTTTCCTGGGGCTGGTCCACCGTATCGACCGTCCTACGTCCGGACTGGTTATTTATGCTAAAACATCGAAGGCTTTGTCCAGATTAACGCAGATGGTTAAGAACAGGGAGATTAAAAAGACCTACTGGGCAGTAGTGCCTAAAGAACCTCTTCCTCAAAGCCAACGGCTGGTCCATTATCTTAAAAAGAATGAAAAGAATAATAAGGCCATTATCTTCCCAAAACCAACAGAAGGAGCTAAAGAAGCTATTCTCACCTATCATATCATAAAATCACTGGATCATTATATGCTTCTGGAGATCGATCTGGAAACAGGAAGGCATCATCAGATCCGTGCACAATTATCCAAAACGGGAATTCCTATAAAAGGAGATCTTAAATACGGTTCGCCGCGCTCCAATGCTGACGGCGGTATCCATCTCCATGCCAGAAAGCTGGAGTTCATTCATCCGGTAACCAAGGAACGTATTGAGATTACAGCTCCGGTTCCCACTCAGGATGCGATATGGCAGGCTTGTGAAAACTAG
- the panB gene encoding 3-methyl-2-oxobutanoate hydroxymethyltransferase: MSVHSEIKKVTTETLRKMKFDKEKITMLTAYDFTTAKMVDAGGIDAVLIGDSAANVMAGFETTLPITLDQMIYHAQSVVRGTDRALVVADLPFGTYQSNPEKALESAVRMMKEGGAHAVKIEGGKEISKSIKKIINAGIPVMGHLGLTPQSIYKFGTYKVRAKEDAEAEKLISDAKLLEELGCFSVVLEKIPADLAKKVSESISIPTIGIGAGPHCDGQVLVYHDMVGMNKGFSPKFLRRYLDLYTEITGAVAQYVKDVKSVDFPNENESY, encoded by the coding sequence ATGTCTGTTCATTCTGAAATTAAGAAAGTTACGACGGAAACCTTACGGAAAATGAAATTCGATAAGGAAAAAATAACCATGCTCACTGCCTATGACTTCACCACGGCAAAAATGGTGGATGCAGGAGGAATTGATGCAGTTCTGATCGGAGATTCCGCAGCCAATGTAATGGCCGGTTTTGAAACCACCTTGCCTATCACGCTGGACCAGATGATTTATCATGCCCAGAGTGTGGTAAGAGGTACAGACCGTGCGCTGGTTGTGGCTGACCTTCCGTTCGGGACTTATCAGAGTAATCCTGAAAAAGCACTGGAATCTGCCGTAAGGATGATGAAGGAAGGCGGTGCCCACGCCGTAAAAATTGAAGGGGGGAAGGAAATTTCAAAATCCATCAAAAAAATCATCAATGCAGGCATTCCTGTTATGGGACACCTGGGGTTGACCCCTCAGTCCATTTATAAATTCGGGACCTATAAAGTACGGGCAAAGGAGGATGCGGAAGCAGAGAAGCTCATCAGCGATGCGAAACTTCTGGAAGAGCTGGGGTGCTTTTCAGTGGTTCTGGAAAAAATCCCTGCAGACCTGGCCAAAAAAGTATCAGAAAGTATTTCCATTCCTACGATCGGGATTGGTGCCGGGCCTCACTGTGACGGTCAGGTCCTGGTTTATCATGATATGGTAGGGATGAATAAAGGATTCAGTCCTAAATTCCTGCGTAGGTACCTTGATCTTTATACAGAGATCACCGGTGCCGTAGCTCAGTATGTGAAAGACGTTAAAAGCGTTGATTTCCCTAATGAAAATGAAAGTTATTAA
- a CDS encoding Crp/Fnr family transcriptional regulator translates to MSQEQQIAIEDRFARVFNDKSFKERLSSADFDKYIKAKKKLSFQKHDTIFEDGETPKGVYFLEKGAAKLSKSGAFGKDQILRFIKEGDIIGYRSLLCGENFQAKAEAMTEIECTFLPSDIFMHLLEVDPQLSFVMLQKISYELGESSNTITFLAQKTVRERLAEILILLEQKLGVDPEGFIKISLTREEIANIIGTATESAIRLISEFKQDSLIEVDGRNIKILNHDKLMKLGHVVL, encoded by the coding sequence ATGTCGCAGGAACAACAGATTGCTATTGAAGATAGGTTCGCCAGAGTTTTTAATGATAAATCATTTAAGGAAAGACTTTCCAGTGCAGATTTCGATAAATATATCAAAGCCAAGAAGAAACTCAGCTTTCAGAAACACGATACGATTTTTGAAGATGGAGAAACTCCGAAAGGGGTTTATTTTTTGGAAAAAGGAGCTGCTAAATTATCCAAATCCGGAGCATTCGGAAAAGACCAGATTCTCAGGTTTATCAAGGAAGGAGATATTATAGGCTATCGTTCTTTACTTTGCGGGGAAAATTTCCAGGCGAAGGCTGAGGCGATGACTGAAATTGAATGTACTTTCCTTCCTTCAGATATTTTCATGCACCTTTTGGAAGTGGACCCTCAGCTGTCTTTCGTAATGCTTCAGAAAATTTCTTATGAACTTGGAGAATCCTCCAATACCATTACTTTCCTGGCTCAGAAAACCGTACGGGAGAGACTTGCGGAAATTCTAATCCTGCTTGAGCAGAAACTGGGCGTTGATCCTGAAGGGTTTATAAAAATCTCTCTTACACGCGAGGAAATCGCCAATATCATCGGTACTGCTACAGAAAGTGCCATCCGCCTGATCTCCGAATTCAAACAGGATAGCCTGATTGAAGTGGACGGGCGAAACATCAAGATTCTCAACCACGACAAACTCATGAAACTCGGTCACGTAGTTTTATAA
- the ccoS gene encoding cbb3-type cytochrome oxidase assembly protein CcoS — MDILYLMILCSVSLAAVFLVVFIINARKGQFEDDESPAVRILFDSDEIKEEKENDDENHNDETQEKSKIEDKSE, encoded by the coding sequence ATGGATATTCTATATTTAATGATCCTATGCAGTGTTTCCTTGGCTGCAGTTTTCCTGGTCGTTTTCATTATTAACGCCAGAAAAGGACAGTTTGAAGATGACGAATCACCGGCTGTAAGGATTCTCTTTGATTCTGATGAAATTAAGGAAGAAAAAGAGAATGATGATGAGAATCATAATGATGAAACGCAAGAAAAAAGTAAAATTGAAGATAAAAGTGAATAG
- the ccoN gene encoding cytochrome-c oxidase, cbb3-type subunit I, whose protein sequence is METQKFSYDNSIVRAFLYATVTFGIIGFLFGLTAALMLFYPELPEFLFGTDDTTIRSLASGNIQGLINTQGAFGFGRIRMLHTTTVIFAFVCNSVFVGVYYSLQRLLKTRMYSDTLSWIHFWSWQIMIIAAYITFFMGINTSKEYAEHEWPIDILIAFSWIVFGINMFMTIARRRVRHIYVAIWFYIGTWIAVVMLHIFNNLEVPLSFTGWKSYSAYAGVKDAIVQWWYGHNAVAFILTTPVLGLMYYFLPKAADRPVFSYKLSIIHFWSLIFVYIWAGPHHLQYTALPAWAQAVGTGFSIMLIAPSWGGMLNGLLTLRGAWDKVRENPILKFFVVAVTCYGMATFEGPLLATKNINKIGHFTDWVIGHVHLGALGWNGFMAFGVIYYLIPILWRTKLYSVKMANWHFWLGTLGIIFYAVPMYISGFTQGLMWKQFNPDGTLVWKNWLDTVTAIIPYFKMRFVGGFLYFSGGILMVINLIATARKGSFQKEVPAEAPALANISGKRKEGEGTHLWLERTPAIMGILSLLTISIGSMVEIIPTLSLKKSVPTISAVKPYSPLELEGRDIYIREACNSCHSQMVRPFRDEIVRFNGKNGQYSKAGEFVYDRPFLWGSKRTGPDLQREGGKNPSSWHYKHMYNPRSTSAGSIMPRFPWLIANNLDRSKMVDKMVLMKNVFDVPYTKAEIDTANQWANNQSAKIVRDIFSEANDLKQAYAKRPQGELEKKEIVALIAYLQRLGTDIKTTEIKTASNN, encoded by the coding sequence ATGGAAACACAAAAGTTTAGTTATGATAACAGTATTGTCCGGGCGTTTTTGTATGCGACCGTGACTTTCGGGATCATAGGATTCTTATTCGGGCTGACGGCAGCGCTGATGCTTTTCTACCCGGAGCTTCCGGAATTTTTATTCGGAACGGACGATACGACCATCAGAAGTCTGGCTTCCGGTAATATTCAGGGACTGATTAATACACAGGGAGCATTCGGATTCGGGAGAATCAGGATGCTACACACCACGACTGTAATTTTCGCCTTCGTTTGTAACAGTGTATTTGTGGGAGTATATTACTCGCTGCAAAGGCTGCTTAAGACAAGAATGTACAGCGATACTTTGTCATGGATCCATTTCTGGTCCTGGCAGATCATGATCATTGCGGCTTATATTACGTTCTTTATGGGGATCAACACCTCAAAAGAATATGCAGAGCACGAATGGCCGATTGATATTTTAATTGCTTTCTCATGGATTGTGTTCGGTATCAACATGTTCATGACAATTGCCAGAAGAAGAGTACGACACATCTATGTGGCCATCTGGTTCTATATCGGAACGTGGATTGCTGTGGTGATGCTTCATATATTCAATAACCTGGAAGTTCCGTTGTCTTTCACCGGATGGAAATCTTATTCTGCTTATGCGGGGGTAAAAGATGCCATCGTACAGTGGTGGTATGGGCATAATGCGGTTGCTTTCATCCTTACTACACCTGTTTTGGGTCTGATGTATTACTTCCTTCCTAAAGCAGCTGACAGACCGGTATTCTCCTATAAACTGTCGATCATCCACTTCTGGTCACTGATCTTCGTATATATCTGGGCCGGACCTCACCACCTTCAATACACTGCGCTCCCGGCATGGGCTCAGGCAGTGGGTACAGGATTCTCCATCATGCTGATCGCACCGTCTTGGGGAGGAATGCTGAACGGTCTTCTTACCTTAAGGGGAGCGTGGGATAAAGTAAGGGAAAATCCAATTCTTAAATTCTTTGTAGTAGCGGTAACATGCTACGGTATGGCGACTTTTGAAGGTCCACTTTTAGCAACCAAAAACATTAACAAAATCGGTCACTTTACCGACTGGGTTATTGGTCACGTTCACTTAGGAGCATTAGGCTGGAACGGTTTCATGGCATTCGGGGTAATCTATTATCTGATCCCGATCCTGTGGAGAACGAAATTATATTCAGTAAAAATGGCTAACTGGCATTTCTGGTTAGGAACATTAGGGATTATTTTCTATGCGGTACCAATGTACATCTCCGGATTTACACAAGGACTGATGTGGAAGCAGTTTAACCCGGATGGAACCCTGGTTTGGAAAAACTGGTTAGATACGGTTACGGCGATCATCCCTTACTTTAAAATGAGATTCGTAGGAGGATTCCTGTATTTCTCAGGAGGAATCTTAATGGTGATCAACCTGATAGCCACTGCAAGAAAAGGATCATTCCAGAAAGAAGTTCCAGCAGAAGCACCTGCTTTGGCTAACATCAGCGGGAAGCGTAAAGAAGGAGAAGGAACTCACCTTTGGCTGGAGAGAACTCCGGCTATCATGGGAATCCTTTCCCTATTAACGATATCTATAGGAAGTATGGTAGAAATTATCCCTACCCTATCCTTAAAGAAAAGCGTACCGACTATCTCAGCCGTGAAACCTTATTCACCGCTGGAGCTTGAAGGTAGAGATATTTACATCCGTGAAGCGTGTAACTCCTGTCACTCCCAGATGGTAAGACCATTCAGAGATGAGATCGTGAGGTTCAACGGTAAAAACGGACAGTATTCAAAAGCCGGGGAATTCGTATATGACAGACCATTCTTATGGGGATCTAAGAGAACCGGACCGGATTTACAGAGAGAAGGTGGTAAAAACCCAAGTTCATGGCATTACAAACATATGTATAACCCGAGATCAACTTCTGCAGGTTCTATTATGCCGCGTTTCCCTTGGTTAATAGCCAACAACCTGGACAGATCTAAAATGGTGGACAAAATGGTACTGATGAAAAATGTTTTCGATGTTCCGTACACCAAAGCTGAGATCGATACGGCTAACCAATGGGCCAATAACCAGTCTGCTAAAATCGTAAGAGATATTTTCTCTGAAGCAAATGACCTTAAACAGGCTTATGCGAAGAGACCTCAGGGCGAACTGGAGAAAAAAGAGATCGTAGCATTGATCGCTTACCTTCAGAGATTAGGAACGGATATTAAGACAACCGAAATAAAAACAGCAAGTAATAATTAA